The following are encoded in a window of Phreatobacter oligotrophus genomic DNA:
- the sufA gene encoding Fe-S cluster assembly scaffold SufA: MQMPKMQAMRLTEAAADRVRDLVLASGKDSAGLRVGVTKGGCAGMEYTMEFVDEPGKFDEIVEDRGVRVFIDAKAVLYLLGTEMDYVTDKLSARFVFNNPNQTSACGCGESIALTPARPEALGTA; this comes from the coding sequence ATGCAGATGCCGAAGATGCAGGCCATGCGGCTCACTGAAGCCGCCGCCGACCGGGTGAGGGATCTTGTCCTCGCGTCCGGCAAGGACAGTGCGGGTCTCCGCGTCGGGGTCACCAAGGGTGGCTGTGCCGGCATGGAGTACACGATGGAATTCGTCGACGAGCCCGGAAAGTTCGACGAGATCGTCGAGGATCGCGGCGTGCGCGTCTTCATCGATGCCAAGGCGGTGCTCTATCTCCTCGGCACCGAGATGGACTACGTCACCGACAAGCTGTCCGCGCGCTTCGTCTTCAACAATCCGAACCAGACCTCGGCCTGCGGCTGCGGCGAATCCATCGCGCTGACCCCGGCGCGTCCCGAGGCGCTGGGCACGGCCTGA
- a CDS encoding cysteine desulfurase, which translates to MSPAGTHPAVAGGGYDVDVIRKDFPALSLKPYGKDLVFLDNAASAQKPRQVIDRITRAYESEYANVHRGLHYLANAATEAYEAARESVRAFLNAPSVDQIIFTRNASEAINLAAASFGGLVIGEGDEIVLSIMEHHSNIVPWHFHRERRGAKLVWAPIDEDGNFLIEEFEKLLGPRVKMVALTHMSNALGTVVPIKECIRLAHARGIPVLVDGSQAAVHMDVDVQDIDADFYVFTGHKVYGPTGIGVLYGKREHLERMPPYNGGGEMISVVTTEGVTYNDPPHRFEAGTPAIVQAIGLGAALDYMQSIGRPAIRAHEDSLVRYAHERLGAINSLKIFGHARDKGAIVSFEMKGAHAHDVATVVDRYGVAVRAGTHCAQPLLQRYGVTSTCRASFGLYNTTEEVDRLAEALLKAQSLFG; encoded by the coding sequence ATGAGCCCCGCTGGTACCCACCCGGCTGTCGCCGGCGGCGGCTATGACGTTGACGTTATCCGCAAGGACTTCCCGGCGCTGAGCCTGAAGCCCTACGGCAAGGACCTCGTCTTCCTCGACAATGCCGCCTCGGCCCAGAAGCCGCGGCAGGTGATCGACCGGATCACCCGGGCCTATGAGAGCGAATACGCCAACGTCCATCGCGGGCTGCATTACCTCGCCAATGCCGCCACCGAGGCCTATGAGGCGGCGCGCGAGAGCGTGCGCGCCTTCCTCAACGCCCCTTCGGTCGATCAGATCATCTTCACCCGCAATGCCTCGGAGGCGATCAACCTCGCGGCAGCCTCCTTCGGCGGACTGGTGATCGGGGAGGGCGACGAGATCGTGCTCTCGATCATGGAGCACCACTCCAACATCGTGCCCTGGCATTTCCATCGGGAGCGGCGCGGGGCGAAGCTCGTCTGGGCGCCGATCGACGAGGACGGCAATTTCCTCATCGAGGAGTTCGAGAAGCTGCTCGGGCCGCGCGTGAAGATGGTGGCGCTGACCCACATGTCCAACGCCCTCGGCACCGTCGTGCCGATCAAGGAATGCATCCGCCTGGCCCATGCCCGCGGCATTCCGGTGCTGGTCGACGGCTCGCAGGCCGCCGTCCACATGGACGTGGACGTCCAGGACATCGACGCGGACTTCTATGTCTTCACCGGCCACAAGGTCTACGGGCCGACCGGCATCGGCGTGCTCTATGGCAAGCGCGAGCATCTCGAGCGCATGCCGCCCTATAATGGCGGCGGCGAGATGATCTCGGTCGTCACCACCGAGGGCGTCACCTACAACGATCCGCCGCACCGTTTCGAGGCGGGCACCCCCGCCATCGTCCAGGCCATCGGCCTCGGCGCGGCGCTGGACTACATGCAGTCCATCGGGCGCCCGGCGATCCGCGCGCATGAGGACAGCCTCGTCCGCTACGCGCATGAGCGGCTCGGCGCCATCAACTCGCTCAAGATCTTCGGCCATGCGCGGGACAAGGGCGCCATCGTCTCCTTCGAGATGAAGGGAGCCCATGCCCATGACGTCGCCACGGTCGTCGACCGCTATGGGGTGGCGGTGCGCGCCGGGACCCATTGCGCCCAGCCGCTTCTCCAGCGATATGGTGTGACCTCCACCTGTCGTGCCTCCTTCGGCCTCTACAACACCACCGAAGAGGTCGACCGCCTTGCGGAAGCCCTTCTCAAGGCCCAATCTCTGTTCGGGTGA
- a CDS encoding SUF system Fe-S cluster assembly protein translates to MDESQPLNTTVGGDTAAIPPEELDRLTDDIVAAMKSVYDPEIPSDIYELGLIYRVDIDDSRKVAIDMTLTSPSCPSAAELPGMVENAVASVPGISEVKVTLTFDPPWDQSRMSDEARVALNMW, encoded by the coding sequence ATGGACGAGAGCCAGCCCCTCAACACCACCGTCGGTGGCGACACTGCCGCCATCCCGCCGGAGGAACTGGACCGCCTGACCGACGACATCGTCGCGGCCATGAAGTCGGTCTATGACCCCGAGATCCCGTCCGACATCTACGAGCTCGGACTGATCTACCGCGTCGACATCGACGATTCCCGCAAGGTCGCGATCGACATGACGCTGACCTCGCCGTCCTGCCCCTCGGCTGCCGAACTGCCGGGCATGGTGGAGAATGCGGTGGCGAGCGTGCCGGGCATTTCGGAGGTGAAGGTCACTCTTACCTTCGACCCGCCCTGGGACCAGAGCCGCATGTCGGACGAGGCCCGTGTCGCCCTCAACATGTGGTGA
- a CDS encoding TfoX/Sxy family protein, with the protein MSAFDPDYLVDLFAPFARVTLRRMFSGHGIYRDGVVFALAIRDGLYLKSDATSAPLFDAAGAKPFTYATKRGETTVSSYRRMPEACFDDEDELRHWAGIAFAAALRSEARPKPARRRKALTPP; encoded by the coding sequence ATGAGCGCCTTCGACCCGGATTACCTGGTCGATCTCTTCGCTCCCTTTGCCCGCGTCACCCTGAGGCGGATGTTTTCCGGCCACGGCATCTATCGCGACGGCGTGGTCTTTGCGCTGGCCATCCGCGACGGCCTGTACCTGAAATCGGATGCCACCAGCGCGCCGCTCTTCGACGCGGCCGGCGCCAAGCCCTTCACCTACGCGACCAAGCGCGGCGAGACGACGGTCAGCAGCTACCGGCGCATGCCGGAGGCCTGTTTCGACGACGAGGATGAGCTGCGCCACTGGGCGGGCATCGCCTTCGCCGCGGCGCTGCGGAGCGAGGCCAGGCCGAAACCGGCGCGACGCCGGAAGGCGCTCACGCCACCTTGA